A single region of the Bacteroidota bacterium genome encodes:
- a CDS encoding transglycosylase SLT domain-containing protein: MHYIRITVLCLLLWGVAKAQVSNSSGPGNDVILNGTDESIDAIDSIFNAYFSSNPAWAFDQKDYDMLGYAATDTPRFTPEVYAERISKINSPIPYTYNKSVQGFIDLYCMRRRTQVSNMLGLSQSYFPMFEAELDRKNMPIELKYLAIIESALNTHAVSKAGATGLWQFMNGTGKLMGLRIDSYVDERRDPYMATVAAVAYLEDLYGIYNDWFLAIAAYNCGPGNVNKALRKAGGGDKTFWDIENYLPKETRGYVPAFIAATYVFEYHKEHNIRPAKYDYDFSMMDTLMITHKMTIEQLAPYVGLTADEIALNNPALKTKTIPGSPYPYPLRLPMKSVATFYANKDSLYASLDKKESQNLATLAKNVEAVNASKTTTTAKTTGDATASTTTASKEIADPDAPVVVSYTVKKGDNLGYISDWFDCTVADIKKWNKLSSTKIVPGQKLKITVPAKNEEQYAMINKMTLAEKQKLTDIQLISAAPAEKEAPTTEVIYYTVKPGDTLWGISQKYPDNSVEKIRELNGLEKNETLKTGTKIKLVK, encoded by the coding sequence ATGCACTACATCAGAATTACCGTATTATGCCTTTTGCTATGGGGTGTGGCAAAAGCACAAGTCTCTAATTCTAGCGGTCCGGGCAATGACGTTATCTTAAATGGTACCGACGAAAGTATCGACGCGATAGACAGTATTTTTAACGCATATTTTTCGAGTAATCCGGCCTGGGCTTTTGACCAGAAAGATTATGATATGCTTGGTTACGCAGCTACCGATACGCCGCGTTTTACACCTGAAGTATATGCTGAACGTATAAGCAAAATCAATTCACCAATACCTTATACTTACAATAAGTCAGTGCAGGGCTTTATCGATTTATACTGTATGCGCCGCCGCACGCAGGTTTCCAACATGTTAGGCTTAAGTCAATCTTACTTTCCCATGTTTGAAGCAGAACTCGACCGTAAAAACATGCCTATTGAGCTGAAATATCTTGCTATTATTGAATCTGCTTTAAATACACATGCAGTTTCTAAAGCAGGAGCAACCGGTTTGTGGCAGTTTATGAACGGAACAGGCAAATTAATGGGTTTAAGAATTGATTCTTATGTTGATGAGCGCCGAGATCCTTATATGGCAACCGTTGCAGCTGTAGCCTATTTAGAAGATTTATACGGAATTTATAACGACTGGTTCCTGGCAATTGCAGCTTATAACTGCGGACCGGGAAACGTGAACAAAGCATTGCGTAAAGCTGGTGGGGGAGATAAAACTTTCTGGGATATTGAAAATTACCTTCCAAAAGAAACACGTGGTTATGTTCCGGCATTTATTGCCGCTACCTATGTGTTTGAATATCATAAAGAACACAATATTCGTCCGGCGAAATATGATTACGATTTCAGCATGATGGATACGCTCATGATTACCCACAAAATGACCATCGAACAGTTAGCACCTTATGTTGGGCTGACTGCAGATGAAATTGCGTTGAATAATCCGGCGTTAAAAACAAAAACAATTCCGGGTTCTCCGTATCCTTATCCGCTGCGTTTACCTATGAAATCAGTGGCAACTTTTTATGCAAATAAGGATTCGTTATATGCTTCTTTAGATAAAAAAGAATCGCAAAATCTGGCAACTTTAGCCAAAAATGTTGAGGCTGTTAATGCAAGTAAAACAACTACCACTGCAAAAACTACCGGTGACGCTACTGCAAGCACAACTACAGCAAGTAAAGAAATAGCAGACCCCGATGCACCGGTTGTGGTGAGTTATACTGTAAAAAAAGGTGACAACCTGGGTTATATATCCGATTGGTTCGATTGCACTGTGGCAGATATCAAAAAATGGAATAAGCTGAGCTCAACCAAAATTGTTCCGGGACAGAAATTGAAAATTACAGTTCCTGCCAAAAACGAAGAGCAATATGCCATGATTAATAAAATGACCCTGGCAGAAAAACAAAAACTCACTGATATTCAACTGATTAGTGCAGCTCCTGCAGAAAAAGAAGCGCCTACAACAGAGGTTATCTATTACACCGTAAAACCGGGAGATACTCTTTGGGGTATATCTCAAAAATATCCGGATAACTCAGTAGAAAAAATTCGTGAGCTTAATGGTTTAGAAAAGAATGAAACCCTTAAAACAGGGACCAAAATAAAGCTGGTTAAGTAA
- the gatA gene encoding Asp-tRNA(Asn)/Glu-tRNA(Gln) amidotransferase subunit GatA: protein MYSGLSSIVRTGLKNVQQGMRAGDFTCRQVVEYYLQNNHEKQHLNAFLEIFENESLEKADALDAKLKSGKPLGKLFGMVIGVKDVIAMKGKKLTASSKMLDDFHSLYNATVIDRLLAEDAIIIGRCNCDEFAMGSSNENSAFGPVLNDMDNTRVSGGSSGGSTVAVQADLCMASLGSETGGSIRQPASFCGNIGFKPTYGRLSRYGLIAFASSFDQIGPITNTVEDMALMMEVMAGADANDSTSSQHPVPAYSEKLHLDKKLKIAYYPQTLDNPKIDPEISGAMYTLIEKLKAEGHTVEAQDLKFLDYLVPTYYVLTTAEASSNLSRFSGIHYGYRDKEAGDMESVIKRSRSKGFGKEVQRRIMLGTFVLSSGYYDAYYTKAQKVRRIIRDDTTKTLSEYDLILLPTTPSTAFKLGEKTTDPIEMYLADIFTVQANITGLPAISVPLFRHTNGMPFGAQFMGNYYSEDLLLSVTDHLLKNY from the coding sequence ATGTATTCCGGTTTGAGTTCAATAGTACGTACTGGACTGAAAAATGTTCAGCAAGGGATGCGTGCGGGTGATTTTACCTGCAGGCAAGTGGTAGAATACTATCTGCAAAACAACCACGAAAAACAACATCTCAACGCATTTTTAGAAATTTTCGAAAACGAATCACTTGAAAAAGCTGATGCACTTGATGCAAAACTCAAGAGCGGAAAGCCACTTGGCAAGCTGTTCGGCATGGTAATAGGTGTTAAGGATGTAATTGCCATGAAAGGCAAAAAACTCACTGCATCTTCTAAAATGCTCGACGATTTTCATTCTTTATATAATGCCACCGTTATTGATCGATTACTTGCCGAAGATGCTATAATCATCGGTAGATGTAATTGTGATGAATTCGCAATGGGTTCATCAAATGAAAACTCAGCCTTTGGTCCGGTTTTAAACGATATGGACAATACAAGGGTTTCAGGTGGTAGCTCAGGAGGCTCAACCGTAGCTGTTCAGGCCGATTTGTGTATGGCTAGTCTCGGCTCCGAAACCGGCGGAAGTATTCGTCAGCCCGCCTCTTTTTGCGGCAATATCGGATTTAAACCAACCTATGGCCGCTTGTCACGATACGGTTTAATTGCTTTTGCATCTTCATTCGACCAGATCGGACCAATCACCAACACGGTAGAAGACATGGCTTTGATGATGGAAGTAATGGCAGGAGCCGATGCTAACGATTCAACCTCATCTCAACACCCGGTTCCGGCTTATTCCGAAAAATTACATCTCGACAAAAAATTAAAAATCGCTTATTACCCGCAAACCCTCGACAATCCTAAGATTGACCCGGAAATTAGTGGAGCGATGTATACACTTATTGAAAAATTAAAAGCTGAAGGCCATACCGTTGAAGCGCAGGATTTAAAATTCCTGGATTACCTCGTGCCAACGTATTATGTGCTTACAACCGCTGAAGCATCATCAAACCTTAGCCGCTTTTCAGGCATTCACTACGGTTACCGCGATAAGGAGGCAGGTGATATGGAAAGTGTTATCAAACGCTCACGTTCAAAAGGTTTTGGGAAAGAAGTGCAACGCCGAATCATGCTTGGAACCTTCGTATTAAGTTCAGGCTATTACGATGCTTATTATACCAAGGCTCAGAAAGTACGCCGCATTATCCGCGATGATACCACTAAAACCCTGAGCGAATACGACCTCATTTTATTACCTACCACACCAAGTACAGCATTTAAACTGGGCGAAAAAACAACTGACCCGATTGAAATGTATCTTGCCGATATTTTTACCGTTCAGGCAAATATAACAGGACTACCTGCCATTAGTGTCCCTTTATTTAGACATACCAACGGAATGCCATTTGGCGCCCAGTTTATGGGGAATTATTATAGTGAAGACCTGCTGCTTTCTGTGACAGACCATCTTCTTAAAAATTATTAA
- a CDS encoding twin-arginine translocase TatA/TatE family subunit, giving the protein MNNVLLLAMPSGMEWIIILFAVLLLFGGKKIPELMRGVGKGIREFNDAKNNVSREIREGMDEPKKSEEK; this is encoded by the coding sequence ATGAATAATGTGCTCTTACTAGCAATGCCAAGCGGAATGGAATGGATAATCATCTTATTTGCTGTGTTATTACTATTCGGCGGTAAAAAAATACCGGAACTAATGCGTGGCGTTGGTAAAGGTATTCGTGAGTTTAACGATGCTAAAAACAACGTAAGCCGCGAAATTCGTGAGGGAATGGACGAACCTAAGAAATCTGAAGAGAAATAA
- a CDS encoding DUF1801 domain-containing protein, with protein MPKSKTPKLSNEEQVEKFMLELVHPLKTEIELLRSIIKNANSNLKERIKWNAPSYFTNVDLLTFNVKSDNTILLILHHVTCTKLKSDLLEGDFPDRRIIYFKDADEINSSKKELERIINEYVALAAA; from the coding sequence ATGCCAAAGTCAAAAACACCTAAACTTTCTAACGAAGAGCAAGTTGAAAAATTCATGCTGGAATTGGTACATCCTCTGAAAACTGAAATAGAATTATTGCGCAGCATTATAAAAAATGCAAATAGCAATTTAAAAGAACGTATTAAATGGAATGCGCCAAGTTACTTTACCAATGTTGATTTACTCACGTTTAATGTAAAATCTGACAATACAATTTTATTGATTTTACATCATGTTACCTGCACAAAATTAAAATCAGATTTACTGGAAGGTGATTTTCCTGATCGCAGAATTATATACTTCAAAGATGCTGATGAAATTAACTCCAGCAAAAAAGAATTAGAGCGCATTATCAATGAATATGTTGCCCTGGCAGCAGCTTAA